A genome region from Panicum virgatum strain AP13 chromosome 4K, P.virgatum_v5, whole genome shotgun sequence includes the following:
- the LOC120702471 gene encoding uncharacterized protein LOC120702471, with product MPGKGQRRREKNYRSAHGGDSRLPPPPKQRELEAIPSKLRRLIAFQNKHGDNANANAPSGGARAPGKQDDGLGKNKPAKDKKAKKQTPEAPAESKASEIKGADGSAADENVNAEGSKGKRKRGKAVDLRFKELEENVSISKKQKRKKHLDEKKKKRKGNKTESLPDFPGREKVKFGEVVEAPPKLSFPKVKSALDASREMLRKEAIENYRNIKGWTSRPGLQLPTLAENTFLSS from the exons ATGCCGGGGAAGGGGCAGCGTCGGAGGGAGAAGAACTACCGGTCGGCGCACGGCGGGGACTCGcgcctgcccccgccgccgaagCAGCGGGAGCTCGAGGCCATCCCGTCCAAGCTCCGCCGCCTTATCGCCTTCCAGAACAAGCACGGCGACAACGCCAACGCCAACGCGCCCTCAG GAGGTGCTCGTGCTCCCGGGAAGCAAGATGATGGGTTAGGGAAGAACAAACCAGCTAAAGACAAG AAAGCTAAGAAGCAGACCCCGGAGGCTCCAGCTGAAAGCAAAGCATCAGAGATTAAAGGCGCTGATGGTTCGGCTGCCGATGAGAACGTGAATGCTGAGGGAAGCAAGGGGAAGAGAAAGCGGGGGAAGGCTGTGGACCTTCGTTTCAAGGAATTGGAGGAGAACGTCTCAATttcaaagaagcaaaaaagGAAGAA ACATCTGgatgagaagaaaaagaagcgcAAGGGCAATAAGACGGAAAGTCTTCCAGATTTCCCTGGGCGTGAGAAAGTAAAATTTGGGGAAGTTGTTGAGGCCCCACCGAAGTTGTCATTCCCAAAG GTGAAGAGTGCTTTAGATGCTTCTCGTGAGATGCTAAGGAAAGAGGCGATTGAGAATTACAGAAATATCAAAGGCTGGACATCTAGGCCTGGACTCCAACTCCCAACACTAGCTGAAAATACATTCTTGTCATCATAg
- the LOC120702469 gene encoding cytochrome P450 704C1-like isoform X2 produces the protein MASQLPASLAATAGLCLLSVLAAAVLAVALYILRVVASFAAFCFREYAWRDRDRPPLIGTVFRQLSNFDRLFDEHVRYALEHRTSRLVYPGHSEICTADPAVVEHVLKTSFSKYSRGAFNYGVMKDLFGDGIFATDGENWKHQRKLASHEFSTKVLREFSSVVFRTNATKLADTISSAATSGNIINMQRAREDILSRFIIESNKDPQTMNDRYLRDIVLNFLIAGKDTTANTLTWFFYMLCKNPIVQDKVALEIKESVEWDKEDNNTERFTEKLNEGAIDKMHYLHAAISETLRLYPAVPVDSKMADEDDVLPNGYRVIKGDGMNYMTYAMGRMTYLWGEDAEDFRPERWLVNGVFQQESPYKFVSFNAGPRICLGKEFAYRQMKIMAATLIHFFRFKQADESKDATYKTMFTLHMDKGLHLYAYPRST, from the exons ATGGCTTCCCAGCTGCCCGCCTCCCTCGCGGCAACAGCGGGCCTGTGCTTGCTCTCGGTGCTCGCCGCGGCCGTGCTGGCGGTGGCCCTCTACATCCTCCGCGTCGTCGCGTCCTTCGCCGCCTTCTGCTTCAGGGAATACGCCTGGCGAGACCGGGACCGGCCGCCGCTCATCGGGACGGTGTTCCGGCAGCTCAGCAACTTCGACAGGCTGTTCGACGAGCATGTCAGGTACGCGCTGGAGCACCGCACCAGCAGGCTGGTCTACCCTGGCCACAGCGAGATCTGCACCGCCGACCCGGCCGTCGTCGAGCATGTCCTCAAGACCAGCTTCAGTAAATACAGCAGG GGGGCCTTCAATTATGGCGTCATGAAGGATCTGTTCGGGGATGGGATTTTCGCAACAGATGGGGAGAACTGGAAGCACCAGAGGAAGCTTGCAAGCCACGAGTTCTCAACCAAAGTGCTCCGCGAATTCAGCAGTGTTGTGTTCAGAACAAATGCTACTAAGCTGGCAGATACAATATCCTCTGCAGCAACTAGTGGAAATATTATAAACATGCAG AGAGCAAGAGAGGACATACTATCAAGATTCATAATAGAGAGCAACAAGGACCCTCAGACAATGAATGATCGTTACCTGCGTGACATAGTACTAAACTTCCTGATCGCTGGGAAAGACACGACTGCGAACACTCTCACATGGTTCTTCTACATGCTTTGCAAGAATCCTATAGTGCAGGATAAAGTTGCCCTTGAAATCAAGGAGTCAGTTGAGTGGGACAAGGAAGATAACAACACAGAGCGTTTCACAGAAAAATTGAACGAAGGCGCTATTGACAAAATGCACTACCTCCATGCTGCGATCTCCGAGACACTACGGCTGTATCCAGCTGTTCCAGTG GATAGTAAGATGGCAGATGAAGATGATGTACTACCTAATGGTTATAGAGTGATAAAAGGAGATGGAATGAATTACATGACTTATGCAATGGGAAGGATGACATACCTCTGGGGTGAAGATGCTGAAGATTTCAGGCCTGAAAGATGGCTTGTGAATGGAGTCTTCCAGCAAGAGAGTCCTTACAAGTTTGTATCCTTCAAT GCGGGGCCCCGTatttgcttggggaaggagtttGCATATAGGCAAATGAAGATCATGGCTGCCACCCTGATACACTTCTTCAGGTTCAAACAGGCAGATGAGTCCAAGGATGCTACATACAAAACAATGTTTACCCTCCACATGGATAAAGGCCTCCATTTGTATGCCTACCCACGTTCAACTTGA
- the LOC120702469 gene encoding cytochrome P450 704C1-like isoform X1, whose product MASQLPASLAATAGLCLLSVLAAAVLAVALYILRVVASFAAFCFREYAWRDRDRPPLIGTVFRQLSNFDRLFDEHVRYALEHRTSRLVYPGHSEICTADPAVVEHVLKTSFSKYSRGAFNYGVMKDLFGDGIFATDGENWKHQRKLASHEFSTKVLREFSSVVFRTNATKLADTISSAATSGNIINMQDLLMKATMDSIFKVGFGFELNTLSGSDESSIQFSNAFDEANSLVYHRYVDLFWQLKRYFNIGSEAKLKRNIQIIDDFVMKLIHQKRKQMNGQDNRAREDILSRFIIESNKDPQTMNDRYLRDIVLNFLIAGKDTTANTLTWFFYMLCKNPIVQDKVALEIKESVEWDKEDNNTERFTEKLNEGAIDKMHYLHAAISETLRLYPAVPVDSKMADEDDVLPNGYRVIKGDGMNYMTYAMGRMTYLWGEDAEDFRPERWLVNGVFQQESPYKFVSFNAGPRICLGKEFAYRQMKIMAATLIHFFRFKQADESKDATYKTMFTLHMDKGLHLYAYPRST is encoded by the exons ATGGCTTCCCAGCTGCCCGCCTCCCTCGCGGCAACAGCGGGCCTGTGCTTGCTCTCGGTGCTCGCCGCGGCCGTGCTGGCGGTGGCCCTCTACATCCTCCGCGTCGTCGCGTCCTTCGCCGCCTTCTGCTTCAGGGAATACGCCTGGCGAGACCGGGACCGGCCGCCGCTCATCGGGACGGTGTTCCGGCAGCTCAGCAACTTCGACAGGCTGTTCGACGAGCATGTCAGGTACGCGCTGGAGCACCGCACCAGCAGGCTGGTCTACCCTGGCCACAGCGAGATCTGCACCGCCGACCCGGCCGTCGTCGAGCATGTCCTCAAGACCAGCTTCAGTAAATACAGCAGG GGGGCCTTCAATTATGGCGTCATGAAGGATCTGTTCGGGGATGGGATTTTCGCAACAGATGGGGAGAACTGGAAGCACCAGAGGAAGCTTGCAAGCCACGAGTTCTCAACCAAAGTGCTCCGCGAATTCAGCAGTGTTGTGTTCAGAACAAATGCTACTAAGCTGGCAGATACAATATCCTCTGCAGCAACTAGTGGAAATATTATAAACATGCAG GACCTTTTGATGAAAGCAACTATGGATTCTATCTTCAAAGTGGGATTCGGTTTCGAGCTGAACACACTATCTGGATCAGATGAATCAAGCATTCAGTTTAGCAATGCATTTGATGAGGCAAACTCTCTTGTTTATCACCGATATGTTGATCTATTCTGGCAGCTGAAAAGGTATTTCAATATCGGATCAGAAGCCAAACTTAAGAGGAATATTCAGATAATTGATGACTTCGTGATGAAGCTGATCCATCAAAAGAGAAAGCAAATGAATGGACAAGATAAT AGAGCAAGAGAGGACATACTATCAAGATTCATAATAGAGAGCAACAAGGACCCTCAGACAATGAATGATCGTTACCTGCGTGACATAGTACTAAACTTCCTGATCGCTGGGAAAGACACGACTGCGAACACTCTCACATGGTTCTTCTACATGCTTTGCAAGAATCCTATAGTGCAGGATAAAGTTGCCCTTGAAATCAAGGAGTCAGTTGAGTGGGACAAGGAAGATAACAACACAGAGCGTTTCACAGAAAAATTGAACGAAGGCGCTATTGACAAAATGCACTACCTCCATGCTGCGATCTCCGAGACACTACGGCTGTATCCAGCTGTTCCAGTG GATAGTAAGATGGCAGATGAAGATGATGTACTACCTAATGGTTATAGAGTGATAAAAGGAGATGGAATGAATTACATGACTTATGCAATGGGAAGGATGACATACCTCTGGGGTGAAGATGCTGAAGATTTCAGGCCTGAAAGATGGCTTGTGAATGGAGTCTTCCAGCAAGAGAGTCCTTACAAGTTTGTATCCTTCAAT GCGGGGCCCCGTatttgcttggggaaggagtttGCATATAGGCAAATGAAGATCATGGCTGCCACCCTGATACACTTCTTCAGGTTCAAACAGGCAGATGAGTCCAAGGATGCTACATACAAAACAATGTTTACCCTCCACATGGATAAAGGCCTCCATTTGTATGCCTACCCACGTTCAACTTGA